From the genome of Oryza glaberrima chromosome 1, OglaRS2, whole genome shotgun sequence:
TCACTTAATTATCCATCACATCACCACTATAAGCCTTGAGCTCAAATTCAATTCTCTGTTATTGTAGAAAGATTCGCTTATGGATTTAAGCTTTCATGTACCTACTTCAAATACTCAGTTTCTTGGAGATGAGAATCGCACTGCAGCCCAGGTAACTATCGGAGTTATGTGATATAAAAACATTGACATGCTATCTACTACTGAAATATTCCTTATCTGTATAGGTCCTATGGGAAACAATAATGGGTGTTGCTGATGTTGATTCTTCTGAAGAGGCAGTTGTCACCTTTGAAGGAATTGCTATTCTTACACCAAGGTGGAGCATATGGACCATTTATCTCATTACGAACTCAAATTGACTttgttatataaaaaagaagaacCAAGATGGTTCTTTCATGATTATCTCCTTATTGTTTTCTCCGATAACCTAACATATTTCTTCCGCAACGCAGAGGACGTTATAGTGTTGAGCTTCATCTGTCATTTTTGCGTCTCCAAGGACAAGCTAATGATTTTAAAATCCAATATAGCAGCATTGTTCGCCTTTTTCTTTTGCCAAAGGTCCTTTTATTTCTTCTGCCTTTTTAATGTGTGTTGTACTTTGATGGTGTCTATTTGTTTTATATAAGATGTTTGGACTAATTGTATTTACAATTGTGCTTTGCAGTCAAACAACCCTCATACATTTGTGGTTGTCACTCTTGATCCACCAATCCGTAAAGGACAAACACTGTATCCTCACATTGTCATTCAGGTGTTGTACTGCTTTTATTTTGCTCACGTTGGTAATATTTTATAGTTAGTTTTGGCTATTTGGTTACAGAGTTTGTATTGCTAGAAACTATAAGTAATTGTTTCCCTTTATTCTCTAAACAGTTTGAGACAGAGGCAGTAGTTGAAAGAAATCTGGCATTAACTAAAGAGGTTCTGGCTGAAAAATACAAGGACAGGCTGGAGGAATCTTACAAGGTGAAGTATTTCTTATTAGGTTATTATTACTTTAAATGATACCCTTTTGTTGTTATTGATTCACTTGAGTTGGAATTTGGTACTGCTTATAAAATGACATCATAGTTTGCACAGAAAAACAAATGTAAATCCCAGGTCAAAATAGCTCTGCTTTTGTATTGTTCAGTCATTTAGCATTGCTCTTTTTTGTGGTGAACTCTTCCCTCGATTTGTCAATTCAGTTCCCATAACTTGCTGTCCCGAGTAGGCAAGTATTCATTTTTCATACACAAATTTTAGTATTTGCATTTATGTTGATGCAATGCTCAAATTGGAACTCTTGGAAGTACAATAACATACTTTATGGTTTTACGGTATTAGCTAAATCTGTCATCCATTGAGGTATGATGTTACTAATAATATAATAGTTCTACCACCTCTTTTATTGAATACATAATCTTGTTGTTATAGCTTTCAGAAATTTATCCCTTATACATGTCTTCGCATGACTTCAAGTCAACTTTCTATCATTTTTCCTTAATCAGAGGCTATTTCCAAGGTTATTTACTACTTTGGACTAGAGTAGCATATGCCATCCTAATTCCTAACAATAGAACAGTGAGTGGCCAATGAAAGATTTGAATAAGGGTAATATCATCTTATGTGGACATGGCTTGGTTATCATGAAAAATCGTATGGTGACATCTATTTAGGAATGAAGGGAGTTTGTTCTTGTTAGGTCATCAGGCCTCGAGGGAAGACTTAGGAATTAAGGACTGCCTGATCATTTTATGGCAGGTCTATTTATACATTGATGTTTGCCTTTTGAACTGGAGAGCAATTGCTACttaatgtttattttgtgtaaaattctttttgactaataattaacTGGCtgagtattatatttatctgTAGGGTCTGATACATGAGGTATTCACCAAAGTTCTTCGTGGTCTATCTGGTGCTAAAGTTACAAGGCCAGGTTCTTTCAGAAGTTGCCAAGATGGGTATGCAGTTAAATCGTCTCTCAAAGCTGAAGATGGACTGTTGTATCCACTTGAAAAGGGCTTCTTCTTTCTGCCAAAGCCTCCCACCCTCATTCTACATGAAGAGGTATCCTTTTTTGTTGTGATTTAAAGTTATTCTATTTCATTCATGCGCTGCTGTGAGTTTGTTGAATTTGTTGAAATACTCATGTCCATCCATGGCTTATGCCCACTTACTACATACATATAATATGCAGATTGAGTTTGTTGAATTTGAACGTCATGGTGCTGGGGGTGCCAGTATTTCTTCACACTATTTCGACCTCCTAGTCAAGCTGAAAAATGATCAAGAACATCTCTTCAGAAATATTCAAAGGAGTGAATACCATAACCTCTTCAACTTTATCAAGTATGTGGCTTTTTATTGACTTTGTTATCATGTTTTCTATATTTATACAACTTGTTGgtgatttttcttattttttggcAAATATTTTAAGTGGAAAACACTTGAAAATAATGAACCTTGGAGATGGTCAAGGCGCAACTGGTGGGGTTACAGCTGTTCTACGAGACACTGATGATGATGCTGTTGATCCACATCTAGAACGAATTAAAAATCAGGCTGGGGATGAGGAAAGTGATGAAGAGGTATGGCAGTCTTTATTTGGCATTATCGCTCAAATGCTGACCTTTAAGCCTTGTTACTGAGTCTCAACATATACTTGTGTTCTTTATTGCTCGACTTTAGGATGAAGATTTTGTTGCGGATAAGGATGATAGTGGATCACCTACTGATGATTCTGGTGGGGAGGATTCAGATGCTAGTGAAAGTGGGGGTGAAAAAGAGGTAGATACATATTTAAAATTCGCTGCAGCAAGCCTGAAATATGAAGCTACTGTGCTAATGAACTGTTGGTTTTTTCCCTTCCCAGAAATTATCCAAAAAGGAAGCTAGTAGTTCAAAGCCACCTGTGAAGAGGAAGCCTAAGGGAAGGGATGAAGAAGGTTCAGAGAAAAGAAAGCcgaagaagaaaaaggatcctAATGCCCCCAAAAGAGCAATGACACCATTCATGTACTTCTCAATGGCTGAGCGAGGAGTAAGTTTCTGATGATCCTCAGTTTTTTAGAGTGAGAATATACTAAGTGAAGTTATTTTGAGGAACAGCCGAACAACTCAGTATGCTATTTAGTAGGGAGATATGATCGAACCAGTTATAAATTTAACTGTCAAGCAAAAGATTTCATTTACACTCACTATAGTCTGTATGCGTTGATACGAAACTTAGGGAAGGGAGGGACAAACAACTCTTACCTTTATTTATTGAACTATCTCAGAATAGATGCCAGAGGACACATGTTGAACAAAAGCTTActtttttattatgtttctgCAGAATATGAAGAATAACAATCCTGATTTGCCTACAACCGAGATTGCAAAGAAGCTCGGGGAGATGTGGCAAAAGATGACAGGTAATATTCAGAACCTCTTTCTCATCTAATATGTCCCCTGTTGTATAGCAGAGCACTGTTTTCACGTTTTAGCCCCCAACTAATTGTCATGTTTTCTATTGCATTCTTAAATACTAGTACATGACATGTGTGATGATAATCTCCTTTGCACCACGTCTTGAGCAGGCGAAGAGAAGCAACCTTACATCCAACAGTCTCAAGTCGACAAGAAACGATACGAGAAGGAATCTGCTGTCTACCGTGGCGCAGCCGCCATGGACGTGGACTCTGGCTCCGGCGGCAACGAGTCTGACTAGAGCCACACACTGACACTTTGGCGGTTGGCGTAATGAAGAAATTTGTTAATCCCTGGAACCACTGATGCAGTTTGGGCACTGAAATCTTCTCAGCTATTAACCTTGCATTGCGCTGGATGATCCGATCCATGTGTTTGCGTACGATGGTATCGGCTGCTCTCGCCGTGGGGTGACTCGATCACAAACCGTTACTGTCTGTGTACGCCTACACGAGCGATATCCCTCGGAAGCATCGTGCTGTTAAGAAGTGCTTAATTTGGCGTAGCATCTATCTCGAATGCAAGACTCTGTTAGCCTATGAGCTTTTGTAAAACAGGAAGAATGATTTGTATAACAAAAATTTACCATGGATTGGTTATGTTATAACATAGTGATTAAGAACTAACTTGTCTAGCTCGAAACCTGATTAAGAGGCACATCATGGTAGGAAAACTGTTAGACAAATCTTGAGTTTCAATCATAATCTAATTTGATTCAATCCAATTTAGTCCCGATATTGAAGTGCAAATCGGTTATGCTCCGTACACGGATAACTGAAGGTTAGCCCAATTGAGAGATTCAAccttaattttaattaatttatgttaATTGAAGTTACCACACCTATTTACAATAAAATGATCTCAAAAAAGTCATTTTACTACTGAAGCACGGTCTACACCAAATTACAAAGAACTCAGCGAGAAATTACAAAGAACTCGAGAATATACGATGGAGAAATTCCAAAGAACTAAAGAGATGAGGATTTTAGTAATTGATAGAGAGCTACTACCCCTCTGTTAAACTAGTTACGCGatgatgaaaaatcataaatgAGTATAAATCAACAATAGAGACGAGTACACATAATAATTCAATTATAAGAGTAAATAATGTCAAAGAAAATTCTAAGAGTAAATTTCTGATAACTGTAATTTTGTCGACCAAACTATGAGTCTGCTACAACTTTGTCGACCAAACTACAACTTCAGTGACCGATTTTAAATTAGTACAATAATagcatttgaaattattatacTGCTTCAAATGATAGTGTTTGAAAAAAACACTGTTAGTCCGA
Proteins encoded in this window:
- the LOC127784046 gene encoding FACT complex subunit SSRP1-A, yielding MTDGHLFNNILLGGRAGSNPGQFKVYSGGLAWKRQGGGKTIEIEKSDLTSVTWMKVPRAYQLGVRTKDGLFYKFIGFREQDVSSLTNFMQKNMGLSPDEKQLSVSGQNWGGIDINGNMLTFMVGSKQAFEVSLADVSQTQMQGKTDVLLEFHVDDTTGGNEKDSLMDLSFHVPTSNTQFLGDENRTAAQVLWETIMGVADVDSSEEAVVTFEGIAILTPRGRYSVELHLSFLRLQGQANDFKIQYSSIVRLFLLPKSNNPHTFVVVTLDPPIRKGQTLYPHIVIQFETEAVVERNLALTKEVLAEKYKDRLEESYKGLIHEVFTKVLRGLSGAKVTRPGSFRSCQDGYAVKSSLKAEDGLLYPLEKGFFFLPKPPTLILHEEIEFVEFERHGAGGASISSHYFDLLVKLKNDQEHLFRNIQRSEYHNLFNFINGKHLKIMNLGDGQGATGGVTAVLRDTDDDAVDPHLERIKNQAGDEESDEEDEDFVADKDDSGSPTDDSGGEDSDASESGGEKEKLSKKEASSSKPPVKRKPKGRDEEGSEKRKPKKKKDPNAPKRAMTPFMYFSMAERGNMKNNNPDLPTTEIAKKLGEMWQKMTGEEKQPYIQQSQVDKKRYEKESAVYRGAAAMDVDSGSGGNESD